From Coccinella septempunctata chromosome 4, icCocSept1.1, whole genome shotgun sequence, a single genomic window includes:
- the LOC123312477 gene encoding rhodopsin translates to MMGEPSFPWSVHRSGGFGGNLTVVDKVLPDMLHMVHPHWYQFPPMNPLWHGLLGFVIGVLGFVSVMGNGMVINIFCGAKSLRTPSNLLVVNLAFSDFLMMFTMSAPMVINCYYETWVLGPLFCELYGMFGSLFGCASIWTMTFIALDRYNVIVKGLSAKPLTKKTAMLRILLIWAMAGVWTAAPMFGWNRYVPEGNMTACGTDYLTQSWLSKSYILVYSFFVYFLPLFTIIYSYWFIVQAVAAHEKSMREQAKKMNVASLRSSEASQTSAECKLAKIALMTITLWFFAWTPYLVTNYTGIFEGAKISPLATIWCSLFAKANAVYNPIVYGISHPKYRQELQRRYPSLVCAPEPDDTTSAASGATSVGEEKQIPA, encoded by the exons ATGATGGGAGAACCGAGCTTTCCATGGTCCGTTCACCGAAGCGGTGGCTTTGGCGGTAATCTCACAGTCGTAGACAAGGTCCTTCCTGACATGCTCCACATGGTACACCCTCACTGGTATCAATTTCCACCCATGAACCCCCTTTGGCACGGACTCCTTGGGTTCGTCATAGGAGTACTTGGGTTCGTATCGGTCATGGGCAACGGCATGGTCATAAACATCTTTTGCGGCGCTAAATCTTTGCGGACTCCTTCCAACTTACTGGTAGTGAACTTGGCTTTTTCTGACTTTCTGATGATGTTTACAATGTCAGCTCCTATGGTGATCAACTGCTACTATGAGACATGGGTATTAG GTCCACTCTTCTGCGAACTATATGGTATGTTTGGCTCGTTATTTGGCTGTGCATCCATCTGGACCATGACCTTCATCGCTCTCGATCGATATAATGTTATTGTTAAGGGATTGAGTGCTAAACCACTGACAAAGAAAACGGCCATGCTCAGGATTTTGCTGATTTGGGCTATGGCTGGTGTTTGGACAGCGGCACCTATGTTTGGATGGAACAG GTACGTACCTGAGGGCAATATGACCGCTTGCGGAACTGATTACCTCACACAATCGTGGCTGAGTAAGAGCTACATTTTGGTCTATTCATTCTTCGTATACTTCCTTCCCCTCTTCACCATCATCTATTCATATTGGTTTATCGTGCAG GCTGTGGCCGCTCACGAAAAATCCATGAGAGAACAAGCCAAAAAGATGAATGTGGCGTCACTGAGGTCATCTGAAGCTTCTCAGACGAGTGCGGAGTGTAAATTGGCCAAAATAGCCCTGATGACTATAACCTTATGGTTTTTCGCATGGACTCCATACCTAGTCACGAACTACACTGGCATTTTCGAAGGTGCCAAAATAAGTCCATTAGCTACCATCTGGTGTTCGCTCTTCGCGAAAGCTAATGCAGTTTACAACCCCATCGTATACGGTATCAG ccaTCCTAAATACAGACAAGAGCTCCAAAGGAGATATCCATCTTTGGTTTGTGCCCCAGAACCAGATGACACTACGTCTGCTGCATCCGGTGCTACGAGTGTTGGTGAAGAAAAACAAATACCCGCATAA